TGTTCTTCTTGGCGATATTAATGACAGTATATCTCCTCTTGCAACTGCTCTTCCCATTATATTCCTTTTAATGATGTCCCCAGATGCCATTATTCTAAGGCCCCGGGCTGCAGGAGCTAACACCACTTTTCTGGCCACCCTTATTTCTATACGCCTTATAGTTATCATTTCACCAATGGATGTACCTGCATTTGACCTTGTAAGGCCGTCCATCCTTACAATTTCAAGACCAACATCGGCAGGATATGCCTGACCTACTATTGCTCCTGTGGTTCTTTTACCTATTATTTCAACAATGTCACCAGGTGCAATACCCATTTTAGAGATTAATTTTTTATCTATCCTTATAATTCCCTTTCCAACATCTTGCTGGAGTGCTTCTGCAACTCTAAGCTCAACCTCACTATTTTCAGACATTAATAATTCCCCCATAAACGAAAAATCAAATTTATGATAATATATGGAGTAATTATGTTATTACACTGATATAAATTTTTTGAAATCTTTTCCTTTGATTACTTTTCATGTGCTCTCTATCTCTTTCTTTAAATAACCTGAAAAAGAGGAATACTAAAAAAGGAGTGGTTAAATGTTGAAAAATAGTAAAAGTATCTCAGTTGATTTAAGGAGAAGGAGAAGTTATATGGCTTTAAAAGAATTTAATATGCAATCATTTATTTTAATAGGGATGGTTGTATTGTCATTAATACTATGTGTTTTGTGTGTGGCTGCTTATCCAAACTCCAATATGTTTGCAGGTATTTAAAGGGAGTTCATGCATTTTTTTATTTCCTCCCGCTCAAACCTGAGTATTATTACTCTTGAATTCCCTTTAACACCTTTACCAGTGAATCGAGTGTCTATAATTCTTAAAAATTCAAGTTTATTTAAAACACGATTGAAAGAAGCGTAACTTGATTTTGTCTTTTGGCTGAATGCTTTATATAGTTCACCTGCTCTTAAATCTGTTTTTGACGATCTTATAATATCAAGCATTGTTGTTTCATCATCAGATAATGATTTTAAAGTGTATGTCAGGTTTATAGAACCTGTTCTTTTCAGTGCTTCCTGCATATGCCTTTTTTCTATTGATCTGGAGGCGTCAGCTTCAGCAAGGTTTCCGCTTATTCTAAGCATGTCAATTCCAACCCTTAAATCTCCGCTTGAGAATGTATACTCAGCTATTTCATATATTAATTCATCAGAAATCACATCAGAATAAAATCCAATTTTTGCTCTTTCATTTAAGATGTCAAGCATTTCTTCTTTAGTGTAAGGATTAAAAATGATCTCCTGGGGGATGAATATAGAATTAACATTTTTATCAAGGATAAATCTGAATTCGATATCTGATAGAATAGCAAATACTCCTGTTTTTACCCCTTCAAATGCTTCATGGGCACGTAAAATATCATAAAATATTTTGTTGGCATTTTTACTGTAAAATAAGTAGTTAATATCATCTAACGCCACGATGAGTGACTTTTTTTCGCTGGAGAGGTGCTGCATGATGTTCTGGTAAATCCTTGAAAATGGAACACCTGTTTCTGGTGGTGTGTGCCCGAATATTTTTTGATAAATCTTGGAAAAAATTCCGAATCTGGTTGTGTGTATCTGACAGTTTATATAAACACATATAACTTTATCTGAGGTCCTTTCAACCATTTCAAATATTTTTTTAATGGCAGTTGTTTTTCCAGTGGCGCAAGACCCCAGTACAACTGCGTTTACAGGCCTTCCGTTTCTTAAAGCTGGGCGAATGCTCAGTGCAAGTGCCTCCATCTGAGTCTTTCGATGCATGAAATTCTCTGGAATGTAATCTGGATTAAATGCTTCTATATTTTTAAACAGAGTTTCATCGAAAAGGAGGATGTCATCGATGTCCATGCTTATTGGTTTTGGTGTTCTGAATTATAAAGATAGCAGTCTGCCAAACAGGTTGTGCTCAAACTCTTTAACCCAAACATTTATATTAGCTCATGTGAATAATTGTTCATATGAACAGAGATGTATGTGAAGTTGAATATGTTGATGAAAACGCAGTGAATGAAGTAAAATCAAAAATGCTTAAAGATGAACTTCTTTTTGAGGTATCAGATAGTTTTAAGATATTCAGTGACTCTACAAGGCTTAAAATATTGTATGCATTATCTAAAAAAGAACTCTGTGTCTGTGATTTAGCTGCAGTACTGGATATGAGTCAATCTGCCATATCCCACCAACTTCGAGTTTTAAGAAGTAAAAATCTGGTTAAATTCAAAAAAGTAGGTAAAATGGCTTATTACTCCCTTGCAGATGAGCATGTGGTTACAATAATAAAAATAGGTGTAGAACATGCCAAGGAAAGATGAAAAAGAAAATACAGAAAATCAACAGGAGTTAGTGGAGTGCAAATACTGTCCGACAGACTCATTTGAGGAAAAAGAACCCTCAAGCAATAAACCAGCCTATATCATAGTAATATCTGCCATAATTTTAATTACAGGATTATATTTCGGTTTTTTTACTCCTCAGAAATTACTGGCAGAAATTTTATTCCTGGCTGTGGTCGTAATATCAGGATATGAAATAATTTATAAAGGAATAACTTCCTTACTTAAAGGTAGATTTACAATAAGTTTTTTAATAACTATTGCGGTTATTGGGGCCTTTCTAATAGGTGAAGGAGCAGAAGGAGCATCTGTTATCTTCTTATATTTCATCGCTGAATTTTTAGAAGACTATGCTGGAGAAAGAGCAAGAAGATCAATTGGAGCACTCATAAAACTTGCTCCAGAAACAGCGACAGTAAAAAGAAGGGGAAAAAACATTGAATTACATGCCCATGCGATAGATATTGATGAAATTGTGGTTGTGAGGCCTGGAGATAAAATTCCATTAGATGGAACTGTAATTAAAGGTATTTCATCGGTAAATCAGGCTGCAATTACTGGGGAAAGCATATCTGTTACTAAAACTGGGGGAGACGCTGTATTTGCAGGTACTTTGAATGAAGAAGGCTATCTTGAAGTGAAAGTAACCAAACGTTCTGATGAAACTGTACTATCAAAGATTATAGAACTTGTTAAAGAGTCACAGAAGAAAAAATCCAAAACCGAAGCATTTATAGATAAATTCGCCAATTATTACACTCCTTCAGTAATAGGGCTTGCAATAATAGTAGCTACAATACCTCCATTCATTTTTAGTCTGCCCTTTGATACATGGTTTTACAGGGCTTTAGTCCTGCTTGTTGTGTCATGTCCGTGTGCTTTAGCAATTTCAACCCCTGTTTCAATGGTATCAGGGATAACTTCCGCAACAAGGAATGGTGTGTTGATAAAAGGTGGACAGTATGTTGAAGAAATGCAAAATGTTGATTTGATGGTATTTGATAAGACAGGGACGCTTACAGAAGGTAAATTAGAAGTAACAGATGTTATAACATTAAATAACTACTCTGAAAAAGAGATACTTCAAATAGCAGCTTCATTAGAGTCCGGATCTAAACATCCACTTGCAGAAGCAGTTATAAGATGCATAGAAAAATCAGAAATGGGGTTTAAAGAAGTTGAGGATTTTCAATCTGTTACAGGAAAAGGTATCCAGGGTAGAATAGATAATAAAATGTTTTACATTGGTAAAAAGAGCCTTTTTAAAAGTAATCCTGAATTTCCAGACGAAATAATCCAAAATCTTGAAAATAACGGCAAAACTGCAGTAATTCTTGGTAATGATGAGCATCTAATTGGAGTTATAGGATTAATGAATAAAATCAGGGATCTTTCAAAAAGTGTGATTCAGGAACTTAAAAAACGAAATATTAAAACTGTGATGCTTACAGGGGACAACGAAGGCGCTGCAAAAGCTGTATCTTCTAAAATAGGAATTGATGCGTATTATGCAATGCTTTTACCAGAAGACAAAGTTAAAATCGTTGATAAACTGTTAGGCGAGCACAAAAGTGTTGCAATGGTTGGAGATGGAGTAAATGATGCTCCAGCACTTGCAAGATCAAACGTGGGCATTGCTATGGGCGCTGCAGGTTCAGACGTTGTAATTGAAACTGCAGATATAGCTTTAATGCATGATGATATTTCAAAGGTCAATTACCTTATTGATTTAAGCAAAAAAACAATGAATGTGGTGAAACAGAATGTTTATGCGTCTATTTTAATTAAAACATCCTTTGCAGTTTTAGCAGTGTTCGGATTCATCCCTTTATGGGTGGGTGTTGCAATAGGCGATATGGGTTTAAGCCTGGCTGTTATATTGAATGCACTTAGAATTGGAAATAGAAACAGGAATAGAGACTATCTATGAATATTAATGCAGATTATCTGGCTATAAATCTGTCTC
This is a stretch of genomic DNA from Methanobacterium sp.. It encodes these proteins:
- a CDS encoding ORC1-type DNA replication protein; this encodes MDIDDILLFDETLFKNIEAFNPDYIPENFMHRKTQMEALALSIRPALRNGRPVNAVVLGSCATGKTTAIKKIFEMVERTSDKVICVYINCQIHTTRFGIFSKIYQKIFGHTPPETGVPFSRIYQNIMQHLSSEKKSLIVALDDINYLFYSKNANKIFYDILRAHEAFEGVKTGVFAILSDIEFRFILDKNVNSIFIPQEIIFNPYTKEEMLDILNERAKIGFYSDVISDELIYEIAEYTFSSGDLRVGIDMLRISGNLAEADASRSIEKRHMQEALKRTGSINLTYTLKSLSDDETTMLDIIRSSKTDLRAGELYKAFSQKTKSSYASFNRVLNKLEFLRIIDTRFTGKGVKGNSRVIILRFEREEIKKCMNSL
- a CDS encoding cation-translocating P-type ATPase: MPRKDEKENTENQQELVECKYCPTDSFEEKEPSSNKPAYIIVISAIILITGLYFGFFTPQKLLAEILFLAVVVISGYEIIYKGITSLLKGRFTISFLITIAVIGAFLIGEGAEGASVIFLYFIAEFLEDYAGERARRSIGALIKLAPETATVKRRGKNIELHAHAIDIDEIVVVRPGDKIPLDGTVIKGISSVNQAAITGESISVTKTGGDAVFAGTLNEEGYLEVKVTKRSDETVLSKIIELVKESQKKKSKTEAFIDKFANYYTPSVIGLAIIVATIPPFIFSLPFDTWFYRALVLLVVSCPCALAISTPVSMVSGITSATRNGVLIKGGQYVEEMQNVDLMVFDKTGTLTEGKLEVTDVITLNNYSEKEILQIAASLESGSKHPLAEAVIRCIEKSEMGFKEVEDFQSVTGKGIQGRIDNKMFYIGKKSLFKSNPEFPDEIIQNLENNGKTAVILGNDEHLIGVIGLMNKIRDLSKSVIQELKKRNIKTVMLTGDNEGAAKAVSSKIGIDAYYAMLLPEDKVKIVDKLLGEHKSVAMVGDGVNDAPALARSNVGIAMGAAGSDVVIETADIALMHDDISKVNYLIDLSKKTMNVVKQNVYASILIKTSFAVLAVFGFIPLWVGVAIGDMGLSLAVILNALRIGNRNRNRDYL
- a CDS encoding metalloregulator ArsR/SmtB family transcription factor; the protein is MNRDVCEVEYVDENAVNEVKSKMLKDELLFEVSDSFKIFSDSTRLKILYALSKKELCVCDLAAVLDMSQSAISHQLRVLRSKNLVKFKKVGKMAYYSLADEHVVTIIKIGVEHAKER